One genomic region from Tigriopus californicus strain San Diego chromosome 4, Tcal_SD_v2.1, whole genome shotgun sequence encodes:
- the LOC131879359 gene encoding uncharacterized protein LOC131879359, producing MPPAPMTKGTGSLARKWRKIKKRCSSFSSGDVLNGLTRSKSMTERDALGSEDMNHHQTSHLDSDDEEEDFDEGIGELNITVATTTLDEASLSKFRNIRDKLHQWNFDRKRRSSQGESSSSSSNGQGHGVAHRWQWQQEHQHHSSTPSSSSPQSSSSSGSTRPVMRSSSLKGDLHHQKALVVAGQSNEGNEHEGDPDQEDGDDEDDEEVFVRADPIHTKHSGQVKSAMIVSATNPYCTGARVPAKLRTKKRLGTNWSNTPSPSPPISDDSSEGQGPTHSNISTVSSLSHDQDSGYDGYCPTVDKSMHSISSSENTSVTSSLEESHYGNTTVGLSPKDFAIYGRTAVGRNRPQSVYEKQYGPVQHCLATPEFDHTTYSPRSQIATVVNLVNREPQPPARPIPERGQGAVPPPLPPRPTSFIPATSSTPHPSYHTTSLPRSRRLRKLAQDQRRSYHQDAGSESPRLKGGFSHSTTEVKKGDSVDGDGSDDTQNGTLKKTSSKFCTLPRHKHQQQFSIESISFEKGPGQKSLGFSIVGGKDSPKGSMGIYVKTIFPNGQALDKLCEGDEIFSINSVPVQGMTHQEAIAMFKEVKLGSLILVIGRRTQLKKKAVSFEE from the exons ATGCCGCCTGCTCCAATGACAAAAGGCACGGGATCCTTGGCCCGAAAATGGCGGAAGATCAAGAAGCGTTGCTCGAGTTTCTCGTCGGGCGATGTCCTCAACGGCCTCACGAGGTCCAAGTCAATGACCGAACGAGATGCTTTGGGCAGCGAGGACATGAACCATCACCAAACATCTCACCTGGACTCTgacgacgaagaggaagaCTTTGATGAAGGCATCGGCGAATTGAACATCACAGTAGCCACGACAACGCTGGATGAAGCCTCGTTGTCCAAGTTCCGCAACATACGCGACAAGCTACATCAATGGAATTTTGACAGAAAACGGAGAAGCAGTCAGGGCGAATcgtcctcttcatcttctAATGGGCAGGGTCACGGAGTTGCCCATAGATGGCAATGGCAACAAGAGCATCAACATCATTCCTCCACACCGTCCTCCTCCTCGCCCCAATCCAGTTCTTCGTCAGGTTCGACCAGACCTGTTATGCGCTCCAGTAGCCTCAAAGGTGATCTACATCATCAGAAGGCTTTGGTCGTGGCTGGCCAGAGTAATGAGGGGAATGAACATGAAGGTGATCCGGATCAAGAAGACGGagacgatgaagatgatgaggaagTGTTTGTGCGAGCCGATCCTATTCATACCAAACACTCGGGTCAGGTTAAAAGTGCCATGATAGTGTCTGCCACGAACCCTTACTGCACAGGAGCCCGAGTTCCAGCCAAGTTGAGGACCAAGAAAAGGTTGGGCACCAATTGGAGCAACACACCCAGTCCATCTCCGCCCATCTCCGACGACTCATCGGAGGGCCAAGGACCCACTCACAGTAACATTAGCACCGTGTCCTCACTATCGCACGATCAAGATTCGGGATACGATGGCTATTGTCCGACCGTAGACAAGTCCATGCATTCCATTAGCTCCTCAGAAAATACGTCCGTGACGTCGTCCCTGGAAGAATCCCATTATGGGAACACCACGGTGGGACTGTCACCCAAAGATTTTGCCATATATGGTCGGACAGCAGTGGGGCGTAACCGTCCTCAAAGTGTGTATGAGAAGCAATATGGTCCTGTTCAGCATTGTTTGGCCACGCCCGAGTTCGATCACACCACCTACTCGCCCCGATCTCAAATCGCTACAGTGGTCAACCTAGTCAATCGAGAGCCTCAACCGCCCGCCCGACCCATTCCCGAGCGCGGCCAAGGGGCGGTCCCTCCTCCACTACCGCCCAGACCGACGAGTTTCATACCTGCCACATCGTCCACGCCACACCCATCATATCATACCACTTCTTTACCAAGAAGCCGAAGGTTGAGGAAACTAGCCCAAGACCAAAGACGAAGTTACCATCAAGATGCCGGTTCGGAATCCCCTCGTCTCAAGGGCGGTTTCTCACATTCCACTACCGAGGTCAAAAAGGGTGACTCAGTGGATGGAGACGGGTCTGACGACactcaaaatggaacattgaagaag ACGTCTTCGAAGTTTTGTACATTACCTAGACACAAACACCAGCAACAATTCAGCATTGAGtccatttcctttgaaaaGGGTCCCGGACAGAAGAGCTTGGGTTTTTCCATAGTCGGAGGAAAAGACAGTCCCAAAGGATCGATGGGGATTTATGTCAAGACGATATTCCCGAACGGTCAAGCACTGGACAAACTTTGCGAAG GGGACGAAATCTTCTCGATAAACAGTGTACCCGTTCAAGGGATGACACACCAAGAAGCCATTGCCATGTTCAAGGAAGTCAAGTTAGGATCGCTTATTTTAGTGATTGGACGACGCACTcagctgaaaaagaaggcCGTCAGTTTTGAGGAATGA
- the LOC131879029 gene encoding growth hormone-regulated TBC protein 1-like, which translates to MTRQARMTATNSPISKFSSYDEYGFERPVDFDVAAYEAFMSEYLGVLVRRGQKWEKLLQKSSAEDLKKNRTLKRFVRKGIPNKYRTKVWMRISGADDKRKAKRTHYKDMLSQPLNDVVAQEQIKNDLHRTFPNNMYFTKDNDVKSLKRPLHNVLLAFANSSPHIGYCQGLNYIAGLLLIVTKDEEKSFWLLKCLTDDLLPQYYGPDIPGLLTDVKVLAEIIRIKSPTVYRHVEAFKMPWALVCSKWFVCLFSDVLPVETVLRLWDCLFYEGSKILLRAAISLILMNTENILKTKEFSEMVQTFQNCTLTSDTMQCHDFMTTIFQKSSPLPSKTITKLRHRYGYEA; encoded by the exons ATGACTCGTCAGGCTAGAATGACAGCTACAAACTCCCCGATATCAAAATTCAG CTCGTATGACGAGTACGGATTTGAGAGGCCCGTGGATTTTGATGTGGCAGCTTACGAGGCTTTCATGTCCGAGTATCTTGGCGTTTTGGTGAGACGAGGACAAAAATGGGAGAAACTCTTGCAAAAGTCCTCGGCTGAGGACCTCAAAAAGAATCGAACATTGAAAAGATTTGTCAGAAAAGGCATTCCCAATAAGTATCGGACTAAG GTCTGGATGCGAATCAGTGGAGCGGATGACAAACGGAAAGCCAAAAGAACGCATTATAAAGACATGCTATCGCAACCTCTCAACGATGTGGTTGCTCAAGAACAGATCAAGAACGATCTTCACCGAACGTTTCCAAATAATATGTATTTTACCAAAGACAACGACGTCAAAAGTCTGAAGAGGCCTTTGCATAATGTTTTGTTGGCATTCGCTAATTCAAGCCCTCACATTGGATATTGCCAG GGGTTGAATTACATTGCTGGACTGTTGTTGATTGTTACGAAGGATgaggaaaaatcattttggctACTAAAATGCCTCACCGACGACCTGCTTCCTCAGTATTATGGACCAGATATCCCTGGCTTGTTAACCGATGTTAAAGTTTTGGCAGAAATAATCAG aATCAAATCACCCACCGTTTATCGCCATGTGGAGGCTTTCAAGATGCCATGGGCTTTGGTTTGCTCCAAATGGTTTGTGTGTCTGTTTAGCGACGTTCTTCCAGTGGAGACAGTTTTGAGACTTTGGGATTGTCTATTTTATGAAGGATCCAAGATTCTTCTGCGGGCAGCTATCTCATTAATTCTTATGAACACGGAAAATATCCTTAAAACCAAAGAATTCTCCGAAATGGTGCAGACGTTTCAGAATTGTACGCTCACTTCGGACACAATGCAATGTCACGACTTCATGACT ACAATCTTCCAAAAGTCAAGTCCGTTGCCCTCAAAGACGATCACAAAACTTCGACATCGATATGGATACGAAGCATAA